One genomic window of Thalassolituus hydrocarboniclasticus includes the following:
- a CDS encoding BMP family ABC transporter substrate-binding protein, which produces MRPCAMNFLLVLLCSLTTAAQAQIKAAFIYVGPAKEVGWSHSHDEGRQHLEKVFGADVKTQYVEFVQEGRASAEIIRKLAAENDIIFTTSQGYMVTTARVAREFPAVKFDNATGLRLSENLGSYAARAYEPRYLSGMIAGAMTRSNRIGFVAAHAIPEVIRGINAFTLGVRRVNPQAVVEVKWTRQWYAPDKASELARELLKSGADVLTHHTDSPAVVKEAEAAGVFAISFHSNMSEFAPTKQIASVGYDWGKYYATQIQALKEGNWSSKRLWLGMSEDIAQLNNLSDQIPAAVRDQVSQVEKEIKNKTFSVFSGPVLNSRGRPLVRAGESLTDDELLRMNWYVEGVVGEMPSF; this is translated from the coding sequence ATGCGCCCCTGTGCGATGAATTTTTTATTGGTATTACTGTGCTCACTGACGACGGCTGCTCAGGCGCAAATTAAAGCGGCTTTTATTTATGTTGGACCAGCCAAAGAAGTCGGCTGGTCACACTCGCATGATGAAGGGCGTCAGCATCTGGAAAAAGTCTTCGGTGCGGATGTCAAAACGCAATATGTGGAGTTTGTGCAGGAAGGACGCGCCTCTGCTGAAATTATCCGTAAGCTGGCAGCAGAAAACGATATTATTTTTACTACCTCGCAGGGGTATATGGTTACCACGGCGCGTGTTGCCCGTGAATTTCCGGCGGTTAAGTTTGATAACGCCACCGGTCTGCGTCTGAGCGAAAACCTTGGCAGCTATGCCGCGCGTGCTTATGAACCACGTTATTTATCCGGCATGATTGCCGGTGCCATGACCCGCAGTAACCGCATTGGTTTTGTTGCCGCTCATGCGATTCCGGAAGTTATCCGTGGTATTAATGCATTTACCCTTGGCGTACGCCGGGTAAACCCTCAGGCCGTTGTTGAAGTAAAGTGGACCCGTCAGTGGTACGCGCCGGACAAAGCCTCTGAGCTGGCCCGTGAGCTGCTGAAAAGCGGTGCTGATGTGCTGACCCATCACACCGACTCGCCAGCGGTTGTTAAAGAAGCAGAAGCCGCTGGCGTATTTGCCATCAGCTTCCACTCCAATATGTCGGAATTTGCCCCGACCAAACAAATTGCCTCGGTTGGTTACGACTGGGGAAAATACTACGCCACACAGATTCAGGCGTTAAAAGAAGGCAACTGGAGCAGCAAGCGATTGTGGCTGGGTATGAGTGAGGATATTGCCCAGCTGAATAATCTCAGCGATCAGATTCCGGCAGCGGTGCGCGATCAGGTGTCGCAGGTTGAAAAGGAAATAAAGAATAAAACCTTCAGCGTTTTCTCCGGCCCTGTTCTTAACAGTCGCGGTCGTCCACTGGTTCGCGCCGGCGAATCTCTCACCGATGATGAGCTGCTGCGTATGAACTGGTATGTGGAAGGAGTGGTTGGCGAGATGCCGTCGTTCTGA
- a CDS encoding SRPBCC family protein has product MKKLLAGLVAVVTLSVVILIAQAQRHVVTSHSVVINAPVKEVWDFLSDNRHAKGWSVIFDHIRPLESSPVAEGQIGALRRCFRNDNEEGFFWDERTLTAEPYKRRTLRTYNVSNTSWELFERFQFTAYQLYEDLGNGTTRLTFEGDLDDHTKYSVFEHFVFWVSQFEGERVFRLNLENIKAMIEQKDAFERPHPWEPHSPFDA; this is encoded by the coding sequence ATGAAAAAACTATTAGCCGGACTGGTGGCCGTTGTCACTTTGTCTGTTGTTATCCTTATTGCTCAGGCCCAGCGCCACGTCGTTACTTCACACAGTGTTGTTATTAATGCGCCCGTCAAAGAAGTCTGGGATTTTCTTTCTGATAACCGCCACGCGAAAGGCTGGTCGGTAATCTTTGATCATATCCGCCCACTGGAAAGTTCACCGGTTGCCGAAGGCCAGATCGGTGCTCTGCGCCGCTGCTTCCGCAACGACAATGAAGAAGGATTTTTCTGGGATGAACGCACCCTGACCGCTGAACCATACAAACGCCGTACCCTGCGTACCTATAATGTCTCCAACACCAGCTGGGAATTATTCGAGCGTTTTCAGTTTACCGCCTATCAGCTGTATGAAGATCTGGGCAATGGCACCACCCGCCTGACCTTTGAAGGTGATCTCGACGACCATACAAAATATTCCGTTTTTGAACATTTCGTATTCTGGGTCAGCCAGTTCGAAGGAGAGCGGGTATTCCGCCTGAACCTGGAAAATATTAAGGCTATGATCGAGCAGAAAGATGCGTTCGAGCGTCCGCATCCGTGGGAGCCGCACAGCCCGTTTGATGCCTGA
- the gatB gene encoding Asp-tRNA(Asn)/Glu-tRNA(Gln) amidotransferase subunit GatB yields the protein MEWEVVIGLEIHAQLATKSKIFSGSSTAYGADANTQACAIDLGLPGVLPAFNEEALRMAVKFGLAIDAEIGLKSVFDRKNYFYPDSPKGYQTTQLHHPIVGIGHIDIELEDGSSKRINVTRAHLEEDAGKSVHEGFNGMSGIDLNRAGTPLIEIVSEPEMRNAKEAAAYFRKMHSIVTYLGICDGDLSQGSMRCDCNVSLRPKGQEEFGTRTEIKNVNSFRNVERAIDAEIARQMDILEDGGKIIQETRLYDADKNETRAMRSKEVANDYRYFPCPDLLPVIIDDNYVEAVRATLPELPDAKRARFAHAHGLSAIDAAVLAANRELAHYFETAAKIANDYKLAANWVQGDVSATLNRLEISIGEMAVSAEQLGRILQLIKDNTLNNGGAKEVFNALVEGKGDGSAESVDKLVDSLGLKQVSDSGAIEAIVAEVLAANPKLVEGYLATPEDKRAKAIGPFIGLVRKAAKGVNPQVVMDVLQKKLSEL from the coding sequence ATGGAATGGGAAGTTGTAATCGGCCTTGAGATTCACGCTCAGCTGGCCACCAAATCGAAAATTTTCTCCGGCTCGTCGACCGCTTACGGTGCCGACGCCAACACCCAGGCCTGTGCCATCGATCTGGGTCTGCCTGGTGTACTGCCGGCGTTTAACGAAGAAGCGTTACGCATGGCGGTAAAGTTCGGCCTCGCCATTGACGCAGAAATCGGCCTGAAATCGGTTTTTGACCGTAAAAACTATTTCTACCCGGATTCTCCCAAAGGCTACCAGACCACCCAGCTGCACCATCCGATTGTTGGCATCGGCCATATCGATATCGAACTGGAAGACGGCAGCAGCAAGCGTATTAACGTTACCCGTGCGCACCTGGAAGAAGACGCCGGTAAATCGGTACACGAAGGCTTTAACGGTATGTCCGGTATCGACCTGAACCGTGCCGGCACGCCGCTGATTGAAATCGTATCCGAGCCGGAAATGCGCAACGCCAAAGAAGCCGCGGCCTATTTCCGTAAAATGCACAGCATTGTGACTTACCTGGGTATTTGCGACGGCGATTTATCTCAGGGTTCAATGCGTTGTGACTGTAACGTTTCCCTGCGCCCGAAAGGTCAGGAAGAATTCGGCACCCGCACCGAAATTAAAAACGTAAACTCTTTCCGCAACGTGGAACGTGCCATCGATGCTGAAATTGCACGGCAGATGGATATTCTCGAAGATGGCGGCAAAATCATTCAGGAAACCCGCCTGTACGATGCCGACAAAAACGAAACCCGCGCCATGCGCTCCAAAGAAGTTGCCAACGATTACCGCTACTTCCCTTGCCCGGATTTATTACCAGTAATCATCGACGACAACTATGTTGAAGCCGTACGTGCCACCCTGCCGGAACTGCCGGATGCCAAACGTGCCCGCTTTGCCCACGCACACGGCCTGAGCGCCATCGATGCGGCGGTACTGGCAGCCAACCGTGAGCTGGCACACTATTTCGAAACCGCGGCCAAAATCGCCAACGACTATAAGCTGGCGGCCAACTGGGTGCAGGGCGACGTATCTGCCACACTGAACCGTCTGGAAATCAGCATCGGCGAAATGGCCGTCAGCGCCGAGCAGCTGGGCCGCATTCTGCAGCTGATTAAAGACAACACCCTGAACAACGGTGGTGCAAAAGAAGTCTTTAATGCACTGGTCGAAGGTAAAGGTGACGGCAGCGCAGAAAGCGTCGACAAGCTGGTCGATTCCCTGGGCCTGAAACAGGTATCTGACAGCGGCGCAATCGAAGCCATTGTTGCCGAGGTTCTGGCGGCCAACCCGAAACTGGTGGAAGGTTATCTGGCAACACCGGAAGATAAACGCGCGAAAGCCATCGGGCCTTTTATTGGTCTGGTGCGTAAAGCCGCTAAAGGGGTTAACCCGCAGGTGGTTATGGACGTACTGCAGAAAAAACTGTCAGAGTTGTAA